A window of Castanea sativa cultivar Marrone di Chiusa Pesio chromosome 1, ASM4071231v1 contains these coding sequences:
- the LOC142622491 gene encoding uncharacterized protein LOC142622491 isoform X1, whose translation MVKGAGTSGDADGDAAAADGGDVPDLEKGTDHKTAVTVDSGGDHVDHTSVTVVVSSGDSLTTTPQPEPKPSTTLDTSKQELPTPVSPKKPYLSRTTSSPEQCRVCQQEKEEVLIDLGCHCRGGLAKAHRSCIDTWFRSKGSNKCEICQELATNVPPPDSQPSQTNYWVWRIENYRLQNHERGCISPLWVAFAILIGGLLLDVLISITLGVSALPINIIIGVIVVLGLGTALRLALEFVHEWHLRRAVQSIETNGNLGYHPTL comes from the exons ATGGTGAAAGGCGCGGGCACCAGTGGGGATGCTGATGGTgatgctgctgctgctgatggTGGTGATGTTCCCGACCTGGAAAAGGGTACTGACCACAAAACGGCTGTGACGGTGGACTCCGGCGGCGATCATGTTGATCACACCTCAGTCACCGTCGTGGTTTCTAGTGGGGATTCACTCACGACCACTCCTCAACCAGAGCCAAAGCCGTCAACAACTCTGGACACCTCTAAGCAAGAACTGCCGACTCCCGTGTCTCCTAAGAAGCCATATTTGAGTAGGACTACAAGTTCTCCTGAGCAATGCAG AGTTTGTCAGCAGGAAAAGGAGGAGGTTCTAATAGATCTTGGGTGCCACTGTCGAGGTGGCCTTGCAAAAGCCCACAGGTCATGCATAGATACTTGGTTTCGGTCCAAAGGATCAAACAAATGCGAGATTTGCCA AGAGTTAGCTACAAATGTGCCACCTCCAGATTCCCAGCCCAGT CAGACAAATTACTGGGTTTGGAGGATTGAAAACTATAGACTTCAAAATCATGAAAGG GGATGTATTAGTCCACTTTGGGTGGCTTTTGCAATCCTCATTGGTGGTCTCCTGTTGGATGTGCTAATTTCCATTACCCTTGGTGTCTCTGCACTGCCTATCAACATTATAATCG GTGTTATTGTTGTGCTTGGACTTGGAACTGCACTGCGACTTGCACTCGAATTTGTTCATGAGTGGCATTTGAGAAGAGCTGTGCAAAGTATTGAAACAAATGGGAATCTTGGTTACCATCCTACCTTGTAG
- the LOC142622491 gene encoding uncharacterized protein LOC142622491 isoform X2 — MVKGAGTSGDADGDAAAADGGDVPDLEKGTDHKTAVTVDSGGDHVDHTSVTVVVSSGDSLTTTPQPEPKPSTTLDTSKQELPTPVSPKKPYLSRTTSSPEQCRVCQQEKEEVLIDLGCHCRGGLAKAHRSCIDTWFRSKGSNKCEICQELATNVPPPDSQPSTNYWVWRIENYRLQNHERGCISPLWVAFAILIGGLLLDVLISITLGVSALPINIIIGVIVVLGLGTALRLALEFVHEWHLRRAVQSIETNGNLGYHPTL, encoded by the exons ATGGTGAAAGGCGCGGGCACCAGTGGGGATGCTGATGGTgatgctgctgctgctgatggTGGTGATGTTCCCGACCTGGAAAAGGGTACTGACCACAAAACGGCTGTGACGGTGGACTCCGGCGGCGATCATGTTGATCACACCTCAGTCACCGTCGTGGTTTCTAGTGGGGATTCACTCACGACCACTCCTCAACCAGAGCCAAAGCCGTCAACAACTCTGGACACCTCTAAGCAAGAACTGCCGACTCCCGTGTCTCCTAAGAAGCCATATTTGAGTAGGACTACAAGTTCTCCTGAGCAATGCAG AGTTTGTCAGCAGGAAAAGGAGGAGGTTCTAATAGATCTTGGGTGCCACTGTCGAGGTGGCCTTGCAAAAGCCCACAGGTCATGCATAGATACTTGGTTTCGGTCCAAAGGATCAAACAAATGCGAGATTTGCCA AGAGTTAGCTACAAATGTGCCACCTCCAGATTCCCAGCCCAGT ACAAATTACTGGGTTTGGAGGATTGAAAACTATAGACTTCAAAATCATGAAAGG GGATGTATTAGTCCACTTTGGGTGGCTTTTGCAATCCTCATTGGTGGTCTCCTGTTGGATGTGCTAATTTCCATTACCCTTGGTGTCTCTGCACTGCCTATCAACATTATAATCG GTGTTATTGTTGTGCTTGGACTTGGAACTGCACTGCGACTTGCACTCGAATTTGTTCATGAGTGGCATTTGAGAAGAGCTGTGCAAAGTATTGAAACAAATGGGAATCTTGGTTACCATCCTACCTTGTAG
- the LOC142618984 gene encoding protein NTM1-like 9: MGAAVLTMESLPLGFRFRPTDEELINHYLRLKINGRDSEVQVIREIDVCKWEPWDLPGLSVIKTDDPEWFFFCPRDRKYPNGHRSNRATDAGYWKATGKDRTIRSRKSSSNTSMIGMKKTLVFYRGRAPKGERTSWIMHEYRATEKDLDGTGPGQAAFVLCRLFHKPEEKSPVSKYDEVDPTGLSPTTTKSSPDDTLSDVVQLQETATSVMPVRSQSEGIKRWLTDKSDNMTPNALVPAETGSNSYVPSDVDDHVPEEDALEVNQQPSCGEIDFQDFPTLQSQIQMEIAPQVGSPFPSDFGNGNNALTFQDGTSEQDISLTELLDEFLNNHDDNSFDESASQKNSFVGTDTLFTGQAVPSGSFYVKDGGAYSDADTEMAQLQRDSEMEVSGWFNGHVDNENVYPNQELWGNDLWDNSVGQDTLSVYSAVCSSLAPSEEPTDRKEPDNYSSVPVGGTGIKIRTRQPQNRPTLGNIPFQGTAPRRIRLQLQCSGESVCHSEVGGPSCSEEDEVQSTVTKAEEASEHCTPVVEIEEQSELLKSEESRGTNEESSAKLRFRVKRDTLPGGSQLEMSEFVKAPALHHAPRSSLVYIAGVSLVVVMSVVFIGVWRYFKS, encoded by the exons atgggtgCTGCAGTGTTAACAATGGAATCTCTGCCTCTGGGGTTCAGATTCAGACCCACCGACGAAGAGCTTATCAACCATTACCTCAGGTTGAAAATCAACGGCCGCGATTCCGAGGTCCAAGTCATTCGCGAAATCGACGTTTGCAAATGGGAACCCTGGGATTTACCTG GGCTGTCAGTGATAAAGACAGATGATCCTGAGTGGTTCTTCTTCTGCCCACGTGATCGGAAGTACCCAAATGGTCATCGTTCCAACAGAGCCACTGATGCTGGCTACTGGAAAGCCACGGGTAAGGACCGCACCATAAGGTCCCGCAAGTCTAGCTCCAATACCAGCATGATTGGGATGAAGAAGACCTTGGTTTTCTACAGAGGCCGTGCTCCCAAGGGCGAGCGCACAAGCTGGATCATGCACGAGTATCGTGCTACTGAGAAAGACCTGGATGGTACTGGTCCCGGCCAG GCTGCCTTTGTTCTCTGTCGCTTGTTCCACAAGCCTGAGGAGAAGTCGCCAGTTTCCAAGTACGATGAAGTAGACCCTACTGGCTTGTCGCCTACCACTACCAAGTCCTCTCCTGATGATACATTGTCAGATGTAGTTCAACTTCAAGAAACAGCAACATCTGTTATGCCAGTTAGGAGCCAGTCTGAAGGTATAAAGCGATGGTTGACTGATAAGTCTGATAACATGACCCCTAATGCTCTAGTACCTGCTGAAACTGGCTCCAATAGTTATGTCCCTTCTGatgtggatgaccatgtaccAGAAGAAGATGCTTTAGAG GTGAATCAGCAGCCCTCATGCGGCGAGATTGATTTTCAAGATTTCCCCACATTGCAATCACAGATTCAAATGGAGATAGCACCCCAAGTGGGTTCACCTTTTCCCAGTGACTTTGGAAATGGCAACAATGCACTAACATTTCAGGATGGTACCAGCGAACAGGACATATCTCTCACAGAGTTGTTAGATGAGTTCTTGAATAACCATGATGATAACTCATTTGATGAATCAGCAAGTCAGAAGAACTCATTTGTTGGAACCGACACCCTATTTACCGGTCAGGCTGTACCATCTGGAAGCTTTTATGTTAAAGATGGTGGTGCATACAGTGATGCGGACACTGAAATGGCTCAATTACAG CGTGATTCTGAGATGGAAGTTTCTGGATGGTTCAATGGACATGTTGATAATGAGAATGTATATCCCAACCAAGAACTTTGGGGGAATGACCTTTGGGATAATTCTGTTGGACAAGATACCTTGTCTGTTTATTCTGCTGTGTGCTCATCCTTGGCACCCAGCGAAGAACCAACCGATAGGAAGGAACCCGATAACTACAGCAGTGTTCCTGTGGGTGGAACTGGAATCAAGATTAGGACCCGGCAACCTCAGAATAGACCAACTTTAGGCAACATTCCATTTCAAGGTACTGCTCCAAGAAGAATTCGTCTGCAGCTTCAGTGTTCTGGTGAATCAGTTTGCCATAGTGAAGTGGGGGGTCCAAGCTGCAGTGAAGAAGATGAAGTGCAATCAACAGTTACTAAG GCTGAAGAAGCTTCAGAACACTGTACTCCTGTTGTTGAGATAGAGGAACAGAGCGAGCTTTTGAAGTCTGAGGAGAGCAGGGGAACTAATGAAGAATCCTCTGCAAAACTGAGGTTTAGGGTGAAACGTGATACACTTCCGGGCGGCAGCCAGCTGGAGATGTCAGAATTTGTGAAGGCACCTGCTCTACATCATGCCCCACGATCCTCATTAGTCTATATAGCAGGAGTTTCTCTAGTTGTAGTCATGTCTGTTGTCTTTATTGGGGTATGGAGGTACTTCAAATCTTGA
- the LOC142621328 gene encoding uncharacterized protein LOC142621328: MILVAIMAELMEEYTVLLARVLEHVFQSVPFPRRVRFLILRSLPFASSPTRPLSLTP; this comes from the coding sequence ATGATTCTGGTGGCTATAATGGCGGAGCTGATGGAGGAGTACACAGTGTTGCTGGCGAGGGTGCTAGAGCATGTCTTTCAATCTGTACCTTTCCCAAGAAGGGTTCGTTTTCTCATCCTCCGCAGCCTTCCTTTTGCTTCCTCACCAACTCGCCCTCTCTCGCTAACCCCTTAG
- the LOC142621339 gene encoding MATH domain and coiled-coil domain-containing protein At3g58370-like isoform X2 yields the protein MANLIFENPDDISRSTSDSPTMHFTVKIKSFSLLAKYSMERYETGEFESGGYKWKLVIYPNGNKDKNVTEHISLYLAIEAADLRPPGWEVHAIFRFFLYDQIRDNYLTIEDTKKRERCFRGKKLEWGYDKVIPLKTFKDASDGYLVDDTCVFGAEVFVSKQRSMDKGECLELIKESITNKFVFRIENYSKLTADDYDSNSFNVGNYKWKIWLSPNGKGIGMGSYNSLNLALANKSNLSAGMKIFAEFTMRILDQINGRHPSAKLSRWFSASDYVHGWDRFISIGSSNLTNMGLLVKDTFVVEAEVAILAVVKTTP from the exons ATGGCCAATCTTATCTTCGAAAACCCAGATG ACATTTCAAGATCTACTTCAGATTCACCAACAATGCACTTCACagtcaaaataaaatcattttcattGCTTGCAAAGTATTCAATGGAAAGATATGAAACGGGGGAATTTGAATCTGGAGGTTACAAGTG GAAATTGGTTATCTACCCAAATGGAAACAAGGACAAGAATGTAACCGAGCACATCTCTCTCTACTTGGCAATTGAAGCAGCAGATTTACGTCCGCCTGGTTGGGAAGTGCATGCAATTTTCCGGTTTTTTTTGTATGATCAGATCAGGGATAACTACCTGACTATTGAAG ATaccaaaaaaagggaaaggtgCTTTCGTGGAAAAAAGCTTGAGTGGGGCTATGATAAAGTCATTCCTCTCAAAACTTTTAAAGATGCCAGCGATGGATATCTTGTTGATGACACGTGTGTGTTTGGTGCGGAGGTCTTTGTTAGTAAGCAAAGAAGCATGGACAAAGGAGAGTGTCTAGAACTAATAAAGGAGTCCATTACAAACAAGTTTGTCTTTAGAATCGAGAACTACTCTAAGTTGACCGCAGATGATTATGACTCAAATTCATTCAATGTTGGAAATTATAAATG GAAGATATGGCTCAGTCCCAATGGAAAAGGCATTGGAATGGGCAGCTATAATTCTCTGAATTTGGCTCTGGCTAATAAATCAAACCTGTCTGCTGGTATGAAAATTTTTGCGGAATTCACGATGCGCATCCTGGACCAAATAAATGGCAGGCATCCTTCCGCTAAAC TTAGCAGGTGGTTTAGTGCCTCAGACTATGTGCATGGTTGGGACCGATTCATCTCAATCGGTTCTTCCAATCTGACCAACATGGGTTTACTGGTGAAGGACACGTTCGTGGTGGAAGCAGAGGTCGCAATACTTGCAGTGGTTAAAACAACACCCTGA
- the LOC142621339 gene encoding MATH domain and coiled-coil domain-containing protein At3g58370-like isoform X1 gives MANLIFENPDDISRSTSDSPTMHFTVKIKSFSLLAKYSMERYETGEFESGGYKWKLVIYPNGNKDKNVTEHISLYLAIEAADLRPPGWEVHAIFRFFLYDQIRDNYLTIEVDTKKRERCFRGKKLEWGYDKVIPLKTFKDASDGYLVDDTCVFGAEVFVSKQRSMDKGECLELIKESITNKFVFRIENYSKLTADDYDSNSFNVGNYKWKIWLSPNGKGIGMGSYNSLNLALANKSNLSAGMKIFAEFTMRILDQINGRHPSAKLSRWFSASDYVHGWDRFISIGSSNLTNMGLLVKDTFVVEAEVAILAVVKTTP, from the exons ATGGCCAATCTTATCTTCGAAAACCCAGATG ACATTTCAAGATCTACTTCAGATTCACCAACAATGCACTTCACagtcaaaataaaatcattttcattGCTTGCAAAGTATTCAATGGAAAGATATGAAACGGGGGAATTTGAATCTGGAGGTTACAAGTG GAAATTGGTTATCTACCCAAATGGAAACAAGGACAAGAATGTAACCGAGCACATCTCTCTCTACTTGGCAATTGAAGCAGCAGATTTACGTCCGCCTGGTTGGGAAGTGCATGCAATTTTCCGGTTTTTTTTGTATGATCAGATCAGGGATAACTACCTGACTATTGAAG TAGATaccaaaaaaagggaaaggtgCTTTCGTGGAAAAAAGCTTGAGTGGGGCTATGATAAAGTCATTCCTCTCAAAACTTTTAAAGATGCCAGCGATGGATATCTTGTTGATGACACGTGTGTGTTTGGTGCGGAGGTCTTTGTTAGTAAGCAAAGAAGCATGGACAAAGGAGAGTGTCTAGAACTAATAAAGGAGTCCATTACAAACAAGTTTGTCTTTAGAATCGAGAACTACTCTAAGTTGACCGCAGATGATTATGACTCAAATTCATTCAATGTTGGAAATTATAAATG GAAGATATGGCTCAGTCCCAATGGAAAAGGCATTGGAATGGGCAGCTATAATTCTCTGAATTTGGCTCTGGCTAATAAATCAAACCTGTCTGCTGGTATGAAAATTTTTGCGGAATTCACGATGCGCATCCTGGACCAAATAAATGGCAGGCATCCTTCCGCTAAAC TTAGCAGGTGGTTTAGTGCCTCAGACTATGTGCATGGTTGGGACCGATTCATCTCAATCGGTTCTTCCAATCTGACCAACATGGGTTTACTGGTGAAGGACACGTTCGTGGTGGAAGCAGAGGTCGCAATACTTGCAGTGGTTAAAACAACACCCTGA